A stretch of the Nicotiana tabacum cultivar K326 chromosome 6, ASM71507v2, whole genome shotgun sequence genome encodes the following:
- the LOC107762204 gene encoding secreted RxLR effector protein 161-like, producing MEYLFPKRSMYEKFWMGSRCRIAIPPTPVEFGLKLCKVGSRKKVDNTFYKQIVGSLMYLTATRPDIMYAVSLISRYMESPTEIHLLAAKRIRRYLQGTKDFVLFYKGEKSDLISFTDSDYARDQDDRRSTSGYVFMLGTGAVSWSSKKQSIVTLSSTEAEFVAATTCACQAVWLRRILE from the coding sequence ATGGAATATTTGTTTCCCAAAAGAAGCATGTACGAGAAATTTTGGATGGGTTCAAGATGCAGAATTGCAATCCCGCCAACTCCAGTTGAGTTTGGCTTGAAGCTATGCAAAGTTGGAAGCAGAAAGAAGGTGGACAACACATTCTACAAGCAAATTGTAGGTAGTTTGATGTATCTTactgctacaaggcctgacatcaTGTATGCTGTAAGTCTCATAAGCAGATACATGGAGAGCCCAACTGAAATTCACCTGCTAGCTGCTAAGAGAATCCGTCGCTACTTACAGGGAACTAAGGATTTTGTTTTGTTCTACAAGggtgaaaaatctgatttgattAGTTTTACTGACAGTGATTATGCAAGAGATCAAGACGACAGAAGGAGCACTTCAGGTTATGTTTTTATGTTAGGTACGGGGGCTGTTTCGTGGTCTTCTAAGAAGCAATCAATTGTCACTTTGTCAAGTACCGAAGCTGAATTTGTTGCTGCTACAACATGTGCTTGTCAAGCTGTTTGGTTAAGGAGAATTCTTGAATAA